The proteins below come from a single Nocardioides eburneiflavus genomic window:
- a CDS encoding 4-hydroxyphenylacetate 3-hydroxylase family protein, whose product MRTSAEYLKSLSDGRTVIVDGKPVDDVATHPAFAPVTRTVGELFDLAADPANGMQVTDEVTGNPVNRMYVAPRNAEDLAAWRASAQVWADHTNGWVGRSPDHVGAFVAAFASHPEAFADERSLADNVLAFHRRVLENDLYVSYAIIPPQVSRATTAHAWEGDFIQVGVKEERKDGIVVRGAQMLATGGAVADEILVSCIKPLTPEDTDFAISFTVPVAADGLKLYCRRPYATEATSEFDYPLSSRYDETDALLVFDDVFIPWEDVFVYKDVPGLRKQFFDTGAHVLGNFQAQIRFATKLRFLAGIARKVAAVNGVDKFPGVVEKLGELASLVSVVESALHAAQFTAATDEQGFFRPGAQSLYAAMGLQAELHPRVIGILRELVGGGVLQVPSSVLELVNTDTAADMERYVSSPGISSVDRVKLFKLAWDAIGSEFAGRHQSYELFYSGAPFVVKGYAFRNYDYNKPLQAVEEFLASYGVDGPVGSSAEEVSA is encoded by the coding sequence ATGCGTACCAGCGCCGAATACCTGAAGTCCCTGAGCGACGGCCGTACGGTCATCGTCGACGGCAAGCCCGTCGACGACGTCGCCACCCACCCGGCGTTCGCCCCGGTCACCCGCACGGTCGGTGAGCTCTTCGACCTCGCCGCTGACCCCGCCAACGGCATGCAGGTCACCGACGAGGTGACCGGCAACCCCGTCAACCGGATGTACGTCGCACCGCGTAACGCCGAGGACCTTGCCGCCTGGCGTGCCTCGGCGCAGGTCTGGGCCGACCACACCAACGGGTGGGTAGGCCGCTCGCCCGACCACGTCGGCGCTTTCGTGGCGGCGTTCGCGTCGCACCCGGAGGCGTTTGCCGACGAGCGGAGCCTGGCCGACAACGTGCTGGCCTTCCACCGTCGGGTGCTGGAGAACGACCTCTACGTCTCCTACGCGATCATCCCGCCGCAGGTCTCTCGCGCCACCACCGCGCACGCTTGGGAAGGCGACTTCATCCAGGTCGGCGTGAAGGAGGAGCGCAAGGACGGCATCGTCGTCCGCGGTGCCCAGATGCTTGCCACCGGTGGCGCGGTCGCCGACGAGATCCTGGTCTCCTGCATCAAGCCGCTCACCCCCGAGGACACCGACTTCGCGATCTCGTTCACCGTGCCGGTCGCCGCCGACGGACTCAAGCTCTACTGCCGTCGCCCGTACGCCACCGAGGCGACGAGTGAGTTCGACTACCCGCTCTCCTCCCGCTACGACGAGACCGACGCGCTGCTGGTCTTCGACGACGTCTTCATCCCGTGGGAGGACGTCTTCGTCTACAAGGACGTCCCCGGTCTGCGCAAGCAGTTCTTCGACACCGGCGCCCACGTCCTGGGCAACTTCCAGGCCCAGATCCGCTTCGCCACCAAGCTCCGCTTCCTCGCTGGCATCGCCCGCAAGGTTGCCGCGGTCAACGGGGTCGACAAGTTCCCCGGTGTGGTCGAGAAGCTCGGTGAGCTGGCCAGCCTTGTCTCTGTCGTCGAGTCTGCACTCCACGCCGCGCAGTTCACCGCGGCCACGGACGAGCAGGGCTTCTTCCGGCCCGGCGCCCAGTCGCTGTACGCCGCGATGGGCCTGCAGGCCGAGCTGCACCCGCGCGTGATCGGCATCCTGCGCGAGCTTGTCGGCGGTGGGGTCCTCCAGGTGCCGTCGTCCGTCCTCGAGCTGGTCAACACCGACACCGCCGCGGACATGGAGCGCTACGTCTCCAGCCCCGGCATCTCCTCGGTCGACCGGGTCAAGCTCTTCAAGCTGGCGTGGGACGCGATCGGCAGTGAGTTCGCCGGCCGCCACCAGAGCTACGAACTCTTCTACTCAGGCGCGCCATTCGTGGTGAAGGGCTACGCGTTCCGCAACTACGACTACAACAAGCCTCTCCAGGCCGTCGAGGAGTTCCTCGCGTCGTACGGCGTGGACGGGCCCGTCGGTTCCTCCGCCGAGGAGGTGTCGGCATGA
- a CDS encoding carbon-nitrogen family hydrolase, with translation MQIALLQIASPDAESVADRLARVDGMVRAESALSGADFLVLPEMWTAGYFSFDEYAARAEPFEGPTLAAARGWARDLGAVVHLGSFVEVDNAGRLHNTSVVIRPDGVVGNVYRKVHLFGYGSRETQLLTPGETVGASDVHGLSTGITTCYDLRFPELFRSLVDAGAEMAAVCAAWPEARLAHWRLFTTVRAVEQQMYVVAVNAVGAQTGVTLGGHSRVVDPTGQVVVEAGQDEGFTYADIDTELPRKVRAEFPALADRRWPATPALKNTKEFA, from the coding sequence ATGCAGATCGCACTCCTCCAGATCGCCAGTCCCGACGCCGAGTCCGTCGCCGACCGCCTCGCCCGGGTCGACGGCATGGTCCGTGCCGAGAGCGCGCTGAGCGGCGCGGACTTCTTGGTCCTCCCCGAAATGTGGACGGCCGGCTACTTCTCCTTCGACGAGTACGCCGCCCGCGCCGAGCCGTTTGAGGGCCCGACGCTTGCGGCTGCGCGGGGATGGGCCCGCGACCTCGGGGCGGTCGTCCACCTCGGCAGCTTCGTCGAGGTCGACAACGCAGGGCGGCTGCACAACACCTCGGTCGTCATCCGCCCCGACGGCGTGGTCGGCAACGTCTACCGCAAGGTCCACCTCTTCGGTTACGGGTCCCGCGAGACGCAGCTGCTCACGCCGGGCGAGACGGTCGGCGCCAGCGACGTCCACGGCCTGTCGACCGGCATCACCACCTGTTACGACCTCCGCTTCCCAGAGCTCTTCCGCAGCCTCGTCGACGCCGGCGCCGAGATGGCCGCGGTCTGCGCCGCGTGGCCGGAGGCCCGCCTCGCCCATTGGCGCCTGTTCACCACTGTCCGCGCCGTCGAGCAGCAGATGTACGTCGTGGCGGTCAATGCCGTAGGCGCCCAGACGGGAGTGACGCTCGGCGGCCACAGCCGGGTCGTCGACCCGACCGGGCAGGTCGTCGTCGAGGCCGGCCAGGACGAGGGCTTCACGTACGCCGACATCGACACCGAGCTCCCGCGCAAGGTCCGCGCCGAGTTCCCCGCGCTGGCCGACCGCCGCTGGCCGGCCACACCTGCCCTGAAGAACACGAAGGAGTTCGCATGA
- a CDS encoding branched-chain amino acid ABC transporter permease: protein MSVYELGLIAQVCINVLMGLSVYTVLATGQLNLGSAGFMAVGAYTSALASIHGVSIAIAMVLGVVAASVAGLLLGLPALRVRGIYLAMATFAFGVVVQSLCLVLPWTGQARGLIGIPQVIPGVLYGFTAVAVLVLLAVTLSKFWLRVRSIHDDEFAASMAGLNTTTVKVGMFTLGGALAGLAGGLYSHWFVYIEPGAFSFNVSIFAVLYVIFGGRRSMWGAVIGATVLTLLPEFTRGLDEWRPAFVGAVLLVILVVRPSGILGERSVLPKFTRTKKEVAA from the coding sequence ATGTCCGTTTACGAACTCGGGCTCATCGCCCAGGTGTGCATCAACGTCCTCATGGGGCTCAGCGTCTACACCGTCCTGGCGACGGGACAGCTCAACCTGGGCAGCGCCGGCTTCATGGCGGTCGGGGCCTACACCTCGGCGCTGGCCAGCATCCACGGCGTATCCATCGCCATCGCCATGGTGCTCGGCGTCGTCGCGGCGTCAGTTGCTGGGCTGCTCCTCGGTCTGCCCGCCCTGCGGGTGCGCGGAATCTACCTGGCCATGGCGACCTTCGCGTTCGGCGTCGTGGTGCAGTCGTTGTGCCTGGTCCTCCCGTGGACCGGTCAGGCGCGGGGCTTGATCGGCATCCCGCAGGTCATCCCGGGTGTGCTCTACGGCTTCACCGCCGTCGCCGTGCTGGTGCTGCTTGCCGTGACGCTCTCCAAGTTCTGGCTCCGCGTGCGCAGCATCCACGACGATGAGTTCGCTGCGTCGATGGCGGGTCTGAACACCACGACGGTCAAGGTCGGCATGTTCACCCTCGGTGGTGCCCTGGCCGGGCTGGCCGGTGGTCTCTACTCGCACTGGTTCGTCTACATCGAACCCGGAGCGTTCTCGTTCAACGTGTCGATCTTCGCGGTCCTCTACGTGATCTTCGGTGGTCGGCGGAGCATGTGGGGCGCTGTCATCGGCGCCACGGTGCTGACCCTGCTTCCCGAGTTCACCCGCGGCTTGGACGAGTGGCGCCCGGCCTTCGTCGGCGCCGTGCTCCTCGTCATCCTCGTGGTCCGACCCTCCGGCATCCTGGGTGAGCGCTCGGTGCTGCCGAAGTTCACCCGCACCAAGAAGGAGGTGGCAGCATGA
- a CDS encoding ABC transporter ATP-binding protein, which produces MNATTGRTAVLETRDLAIEFGGIHAVDGVDLVVEPGQVVGLIGPNGAGKTTLLNLITGVYTPSRGEVAFAGKRVDGTAPYQRARDGIARTFQNIRLFKGMTVLEHVHVALESREPAWRSLTSFRRGAGADGTTVLGTIPATLTALGLWEDRDRIATELSYGAQRRLEIARALALQPRLLLLDEPAAGMNDDETMKVADLIRDLSERGLSVLLIEHNMPFVSRTCEVVTVINFGKHLMSGTPEEIRKDPRVLEAYLGADDE; this is translated from the coding sequence ATGAACGCGACCACTGGCCGGACCGCAGTCCTGGAGACCCGCGACCTGGCCATCGAGTTCGGCGGCATCCACGCTGTCGACGGTGTCGACCTGGTTGTCGAGCCCGGACAGGTTGTGGGGCTCATCGGCCCGAACGGCGCCGGCAAGACCACCTTGCTGAACCTGATCACCGGCGTCTACACCCCGAGTCGGGGAGAGGTCGCCTTCGCCGGCAAGCGGGTCGACGGCACCGCGCCGTACCAGCGAGCCAGGGACGGGATTGCCCGCACCTTCCAGAACATCAGGCTCTTCAAGGGCATGACCGTCCTCGAGCACGTGCACGTGGCCCTGGAGAGCCGGGAGCCCGCATGGCGGAGCCTCACCTCCTTCCGCCGGGGCGCCGGGGCAGACGGCACGACGGTGCTCGGGACCATTCCCGCGACCCTGACCGCGCTCGGCCTCTGGGAGGACCGCGACCGGATCGCCACCGAGCTCTCCTACGGCGCCCAGCGCCGCCTCGAGATCGCCCGGGCGCTGGCGCTCCAGCCGCGGCTCCTGCTGCTGGACGAGCCAGCTGCGGGCATGAATGACGACGAGACGATGAAGGTCGCCGATCTGATCCGCGACCTCAGCGAACGGGGTCTGAGCGTCCTGCTGATCGAGCACAACATGCCGTTCGTGAGCCGTACCTGCGAGGTCGTCACCGTCATCAACTTCGGCAAACACCTGATGAGCGGGACACCGGAAGAAATCCGCAAGGACCCGCGGGTCCTCGAGGCCTACCTTGGAGCTGACGATGAGTGA
- a CDS encoding helix-turn-helix domain-containing protein, with amino-acid sequence MGTPALAQLTTDRGRAVLLGTRDADEVIEVCTGTLRPHALTLSRPGARLATRLAHVQMQDVSVNLLHYGAEVTVSAGDAPLDDYLLTLPLAGAGQFRYGDATALATAEQGVIIGPHQEFQFAFDAAFDQVIVRLDRARVESVAAALTGETGPVHFDLSLAPDVRRLDGMLESAVDLVDSAATQHRPQLLWQLEQVIIESLLLAQPNNRTRLLVPDRPLTSPRLQRAMDFMLEHIADPLSVSTVAAECGTSVRSLQTAFRTELGTTPLQWLRSQRLERAHALLLSGAPGLSVTDVAYRCGFFHLGEFGAAFRSRFGTTPSALLASRR; translated from the coding sequence ATGGGAACTCCCGCACTGGCACAGCTCACGACCGACCGTGGTCGCGCGGTGCTCTTGGGGACTCGTGACGCCGATGAGGTGATCGAGGTCTGCACCGGGACCCTTCGTCCCCACGCGCTCACCCTGAGTCGACCCGGAGCCCGGCTAGCGACCCGGCTCGCGCATGTCCAGATGCAGGACGTCTCGGTGAACCTGCTGCACTACGGCGCCGAGGTGACCGTCAGCGCCGGGGATGCCCCCTTGGACGACTACCTCCTGACGCTCCCGCTCGCTGGTGCTGGCCAGTTCCGCTACGGCGATGCGACCGCTCTTGCGACAGCCGAGCAGGGCGTGATCATCGGTCCACACCAGGAGTTCCAGTTCGCGTTCGACGCCGCGTTCGACCAAGTGATCGTTCGACTCGACCGCGCTCGCGTGGAGTCGGTGGCGGCAGCCCTGACCGGTGAGACCGGTCCGGTGCACTTCGACCTCTCCCTTGCCCCTGACGTTCGCCGTCTCGACGGCATGCTGGAGTCCGCGGTCGACCTGGTCGACTCTGCTGCTACTCAGCATCGGCCGCAACTGCTCTGGCAGCTGGAGCAGGTCATCATCGAGTCGCTGCTCCTAGCCCAGCCCAACAACCGGACGCGGCTTCTCGTGCCAGATCGGCCCCTGACCTCGCCGCGCCTCCAGCGGGCCATGGACTTCATGCTCGAGCACATCGCCGACCCGCTGAGCGTAAGCACAGTGGCGGCCGAGTGCGGCACCAGCGTGCGCAGCCTTCAGACCGCGTTCCGAACTGAGCTCGGGACTACCCCCCTCCAGTGGCTGCGGTCCCAGCGTCTTGAGCGGGCTCATGCGCTGCTTCTCTCCGGTGCGCCCGGATTGTCCGTCACCGACGTCGCCTATCGCTGCGGATTCTTCCACCTGGGCGAGTTCGGAGCGGCGTTCCGGTCCCGCTTCGGCACCACCCCGTCGGCGCTCCTGGCCTCGCGCCGCTGA
- a CDS encoding flavin reductase family protein — translation MTTPSVDPMTMRHTMGCFATGVAVITTEDASGPNGMTVNSLTSVSLDPPLLLVCFNHGARTAEAAVSSGRFVVNILSRRQQAIALRFAARGEDHFAGLDLEYAEHRVPVVPQALAHLECDVERVVEAGDHTIVFGAVIGVNTRDGEPLGFFGGKFSDIVQHGHEPEHWFF, via the coding sequence ATGACCACACCGTCTGTCGACCCGATGACCATGCGCCACACGATGGGTTGTTTCGCCACCGGCGTCGCCGTGATCACCACTGAAGACGCCAGCGGACCGAACGGCATGACCGTCAACTCGCTGACCTCGGTCTCCCTCGACCCGCCACTGCTGCTGGTCTGCTTCAACCACGGTGCTCGCACTGCGGAGGCAGCGGTGTCGTCCGGCAGGTTTGTGGTCAACATCCTCTCCCGGCGCCAGCAGGCGATCGCCCTGCGGTTCGCGGCGCGTGGAGAGGACCACTTCGCCGGCCTCGACCTGGAGTACGCCGAGCACCGAGTGCCCGTCGTACCTCAGGCCCTGGCGCACCTCGAGTGCGACGTGGAGCGGGTCGTCGAGGCCGGCGACCACACGATCGTGTTCGGTGCCGTCATCGGCGTGAACACCCGCGACGGGGAACCGCTGGGCTTCTTCGGAGGCAAGTTCAGCGACATCGTCCAGCACGGGCACGAGCCCGAGCACTGGTTCTTCTGA
- a CDS encoding ABC transporter substrate-binding protein, whose amino-acid sequence MSTTAHKASRAMLGAAALSGCLFFTAGCSVPEAEQGDTIKIGAILPVTGPVSEWGESNKAVLEMFEDEVNDAGGIEGKDLEIVVYDSGAKPAEAANLVRKLASQDNVIGILGPFTSSEAEVAFPVANQLKVPVISQASSKPGVAEQNRPWAFRNTVNEGAYLGAVVPEMKKDLGATSVAVAYDSADAVGTSIGTGIMPPVVEANGLELTTGTSPVTFTTTDIDLKAQVSSLIKTDADAIGLGAFYNGAGKLLREMSSRGANTPIFGGSTLVSANILEAAPKTTIYSSGTYFPGAEDAADWTAEVEKVFAEEGVPGSPTMFDSQVYEAASMYVEAIKAGDLSDADVEAARIGIRDFLTDMKDFQGLTTVISMQETGDVSREFYVLKGAGGEWSVLASATP is encoded by the coding sequence ATGTCGACCACCGCACACAAGGCCAGCCGGGCGATGCTCGGCGCGGCCGCACTCTCGGGATGCCTGTTCTTCACTGCTGGGTGTTCCGTCCCGGAGGCGGAGCAGGGTGACACGATCAAGATCGGCGCCATTCTCCCGGTCACGGGGCCGGTGTCGGAGTGGGGCGAGAGCAACAAAGCCGTCCTGGAGATGTTCGAGGACGAGGTAAACGACGCTGGGGGCATCGAGGGCAAAGACCTCGAGATCGTGGTCTACGACAGCGGCGCCAAGCCGGCCGAGGCCGCCAACCTGGTGCGCAAGCTCGCATCGCAGGACAACGTGATCGGCATCCTCGGCCCCTTCACCTCGTCGGAGGCTGAGGTCGCCTTCCCTGTCGCCAACCAGCTCAAGGTCCCCGTCATCTCGCAGGCGTCATCCAAGCCCGGCGTCGCCGAGCAGAACCGCCCGTGGGCGTTCCGCAACACCGTCAACGAGGGCGCCTACCTGGGTGCGGTCGTGCCGGAGATGAAGAAGGACCTCGGCGCGACGAGTGTCGCGGTCGCCTACGACTCCGCCGACGCGGTCGGTACGTCGATCGGCACCGGCATCATGCCGCCGGTCGTCGAGGCGAACGGGCTCGAACTGACCACGGGCACGTCACCGGTCACCTTCACCACGACCGACATCGACCTCAAGGCGCAGGTCTCGTCCCTGATCAAGACCGACGCAGACGCGATCGGCCTCGGCGCCTTCTACAACGGCGCTGGCAAGCTGCTCCGCGAGATGTCGAGCCGTGGGGCCAACACCCCGATCTTCGGTGGCTCGACCCTGGTGTCGGCGAACATCCTCGAGGCCGCGCCCAAGACCACGATCTACAGCTCTGGCACGTACTTCCCCGGCGCCGAAGATGCTGCCGATTGGACCGCCGAGGTCGAGAAGGTCTTCGCTGAGGAGGGCGTGCCCGGCTCGCCGACCATGTTCGACAGCCAGGTCTACGAGGCCGCCAGCATGTACGTCGAGGCGATCAAGGCCGGCGACCTGTCCGACGCGGATGTCGAAGCGGCCCGAATCGGTATTCGGGACTTCCTGACCGACATGAAGGACTTCCAGGGCCTGACCACCGTGATCTCGATGCAGGAGACCGGCGATGTCTCGCGTGAGTTCTACGTCCTCAAGGGCGCCGGCGGCGAGTGGTCCGTGCTCGCGTCGGCCACTCCGTGA
- a CDS encoding serine hydrolase domain-containing protein, whose translation MLATTETDAWLVVHSGRLLAEGYTAPMDAATRHLLMSVSKSMVGVIVGALTQRGVLDPTRPVAAYVPELAESGYAGATLRDVLDMRTGVHFSEDYLDADAEVSLLDEAVGWTPPRPSSPATLKKFLQGLSSARPHGGYFQYRSCETDVLGWVIEAATGQPFAEVATDLLWGRLGTEVDAMITVDAEGTGMFDGGVCATLRDVARFGQMLLQRGESFTGESIVSPEWVEDLFVGNSDLTAAFAAGPHAHLLPGGHYRNQFWVPAGGEVILSVGIHGQLVYVDRSTGMVGVKLSSWPMPTDDDRMDRTLAMFTSIAQHLLATRPTT comes from the coding sequence GTGCTGGCGACGACGGAGACCGATGCCTGGCTCGTCGTGCACAGCGGACGGTTGCTCGCGGAGGGCTACACAGCGCCGATGGACGCCGCGACCCGCCACCTGCTGATGTCGGTGAGCAAGTCGATGGTCGGCGTGATCGTCGGCGCACTGACCCAGCGCGGCGTCCTCGACCCCACGCGTCCCGTGGCTGCCTACGTCCCCGAACTCGCGGAAAGCGGGTACGCCGGGGCGACGCTGCGCGACGTACTCGACATGCGCACGGGAGTGCACTTCTCCGAGGATTACCTCGACGCCGACGCCGAGGTCTCCTTGCTCGACGAGGCGGTGGGGTGGACCCCCCCACGCCCAAGCAGCCCGGCGACGCTCAAGAAGTTCCTCCAGGGTCTGTCCTCAGCTCGCCCACATGGCGGCTACTTCCAGTACCGGAGCTGCGAGACGGACGTGCTCGGCTGGGTCATCGAGGCCGCGACCGGGCAGCCGTTTGCCGAGGTCGCCACGGACCTCCTGTGGGGCCGGCTCGGCACCGAGGTCGACGCAATGATCACCGTCGACGCCGAGGGCACCGGCATGTTCGACGGGGGCGTCTGCGCTACCTTGCGCGACGTGGCCCGGTTCGGCCAGATGCTCTTGCAACGTGGCGAATCGTTCACCGGCGAGAGCATCGTCAGCCCGGAGTGGGTCGAGGACCTCTTCGTCGGCAACTCAGACCTCACCGCAGCCTTCGCCGCCGGCCCGCATGCGCACCTGCTGCCCGGCGGCCACTACCGGAACCAGTTCTGGGTTCCGGCCGGCGGCGAGGTCATCCTCAGCGTCGGCATCCACGGCCAACTGGTATACGTCGACCGGTCCACCGGGATGGTTGGAGTCAAGCTCTCCAGCTGGCCGATGCCGACCGACGACGACCGGATGGATCGGACCCTCGCCATGTTCACGTCCATCGCCCAGCACCTGTTGGCCACGCGGCCGACGACGTGA
- a CDS encoding branched-chain amino acid ABC transporter permease, which produces MLLQVIIDGLLLGGIYAVVALAFSLNMGILGVLNLAIAQLFVVGALVGLDLLETGLPLVAVLLGSMLVAGALALLLEVVGYHSVDKNDPIVTLLTTVAFALIIENIAEHHWGSQAQFFPENVVAGRVEIGPISVSVIQLITLVLAVVLVAIMAVVVARTSLGRSLRAVAQNRDAATVLGLRVRRAEVATFAISGLLAGGAGVLLGLNYGVVSLDFGVSIGISGIAAMILGGVDNLWGAVIAGPLLGLTSVMATTYLNASYSNLLVFGLLALTLTFRPQGLLGRASDLSRRV; this is translated from the coding sequence ATGTTGCTCCAAGTCATCATTGATGGGCTGTTGCTCGGCGGAATCTACGCCGTCGTTGCCCTCGCTTTCTCGCTGAACATGGGCATTCTCGGTGTGCTCAACCTGGCCATCGCACAGTTGTTCGTGGTGGGCGCACTTGTTGGCCTCGACCTGCTGGAGACTGGTCTCCCGCTCGTGGCCGTGCTCCTCGGATCGATGTTGGTAGCCGGCGCTCTGGCTCTGCTGCTGGAGGTCGTCGGCTACCACTCGGTCGACAAGAACGATCCGATCGTCACCTTGCTGACCACCGTCGCATTCGCCCTGATCATCGAGAACATCGCCGAGCACCACTGGGGGAGCCAGGCGCAGTTCTTCCCGGAGAACGTGGTCGCGGGCCGTGTCGAGATCGGCCCGATCTCGGTCTCCGTGATCCAACTGATCACCTTGGTCCTGGCCGTCGTGCTGGTCGCCATCATGGCGGTCGTCGTCGCTCGGACCAGCCTCGGCAGGTCCCTGCGCGCAGTGGCCCAGAACCGGGACGCAGCCACCGTCCTGGGTCTCCGGGTCCGGCGAGCCGAGGTGGCCACCTTCGCCATATCGGGCCTCCTCGCCGGCGGCGCTGGGGTGTTGCTCGGTCTCAACTACGGCGTTGTCTCGCTGGACTTCGGCGTCAGCATCGGGATCAGCGGCATCGCCGCCATGATCCTGGGCGGTGTCGACAACCTCTGGGGCGCAGTGATCGCCGGTCCACTGCTCGGCCTCACCTCGGTCATGGCCACCACCTATCTCAACGCCAGCTACAGCAACCTGCTGGTGTTCGGCCTGCTCGCGCTGACGTTGACCTTCCGGCCTCAGGGACTCCTGGGACGGGCTTCGGACCTGAGCAGGAGGGTGTGA
- a CDS encoding cupin domain-containing protein, with product MSKPEIEFTPVTDIDYTLCPGDNPLIKERILATDPVGGVATRILRYEPGADSTTLGVQRHDFWEEVYIIEGSFHDLTLDRTFVAGEFACRPPGMPHGPWRTDEGVTTYEVRYHARAED from the coding sequence ATGAGCAAGCCCGAGATCGAGTTCACGCCGGTCACCGACATCGACTACACGCTCTGCCCGGGCGACAACCCGCTGATCAAGGAGCGGATCCTCGCCACCGACCCGGTCGGCGGCGTCGCCACCCGAATCCTGCGCTACGAGCCGGGCGCGGACTCCACCACGCTCGGCGTGCAGCGGCACGACTTCTGGGAAGAGGTCTACATCATCGAGGGCTCATTCCACGACCTCACGCTGGACCGGACGTTCGTCGCAGGGGAGTTCGCCTGCCGCCCGCCGGGCATGCCGCACGGTCCCTGGCGGACCGACGAAGGCGTGACCACCTACGAAGTCCGCTACCACGCCCGCGCCGAGGACTGA
- a CDS encoding ABC transporter ATP-binding protein, translating into MSEALLEVSSLGGSYGRIPALRDADVSVEAGQITSVVGANGAGKTTLLRLLVGAHRPDAGTVRYGGDDVTRWSPARRVRNGLVLVPEGRGIIGGMTVMDNLRLGQDAGRKGQFTLAEVLERFPILDSRQDRLAGLLSGGEQQMLAIGRALLTQPRVLMLDEPSLGLAPKITQELMRLLASLRDDGLTILLVEQNVRQAMRISDAYYLMETGRVIAQGNPADAANDKRIQAAYLGGH; encoded by the coding sequence ATGAGTGAGGCACTGCTGGAGGTCTCGAGCCTCGGAGGTAGTTACGGCCGGATTCCCGCCCTGCGCGACGCCGACGTGTCGGTCGAAGCCGGGCAGATCACATCCGTGGTCGGCGCGAACGGCGCCGGCAAGACCACCCTGCTGCGGCTCCTGGTCGGAGCACACCGTCCCGACGCCGGCACGGTCCGGTACGGCGGCGACGACGTCACCCGCTGGAGCCCCGCCCGACGAGTGCGCAACGGCCTTGTGCTGGTGCCCGAGGGGCGCGGAATCATTGGCGGGATGACCGTGATGGACAACCTCCGGCTCGGGCAGGACGCGGGCCGGAAGGGACAGTTCACTCTGGCCGAGGTCCTGGAGAGGTTCCCGATCCTGGACTCCCGGCAGGACCGTCTGGCCGGGCTCCTCTCTGGTGGCGAGCAGCAGATGCTGGCCATCGGGCGCGCGCTCCTCACCCAGCCACGTGTGCTGATGCTCGACGAGCCGAGCCTCGGGCTTGCCCCGAAGATCACTCAGGAACTGATGCGGCTCCTGGCCAGCCTGCGCGATGACGGGCTGACGATCCTGCTTGTCGAGCAGAACGTCCGCCAGGCGATGCGGATCTCCGATGCCTACTACCTCATGGAGACCGGTCGGGTGATCGCCCAGGGCAATCCGGCCGACGCCGCCAACGACAAACGCATCCAGGCTGCCTACCTGGGTGGGCATTGA
- a CDS encoding DUF2848 family protein — translation MSTPAGTATRLRLRATDGAEVEITPTHLVVAGYTGRDQVAVRHHIDELAAIGVPEPDTIPAFYPLSTDRLTTAQQIEVDGDATSGEVEPVLIRANGTYYLTVGSDHTDREMETVGIQLSKAACPKPIASTVIELGNPPALVDWDSIVVRSWVDGELYQEGTLASMLLITEVLDEWDQVGGSQGIALVLFGGTRPLIDGTFRYGRHWRMQLEVPGHMPIEFDYTVSVRSN, via the coding sequence ATGAGCACCCCTGCTGGCACCGCCACCCGGCTGCGACTCCGCGCCACCGATGGCGCGGAGGTCGAGATCACTCCCACGCATCTCGTCGTCGCCGGGTACACCGGCCGCGACCAGGTCGCGGTACGTCACCACATCGACGAGCTCGCTGCCATCGGCGTACCGGAGCCCGACACCATCCCGGCGTTCTATCCGCTCTCGACCGACCGCCTGACCACCGCCCAGCAGATTGAGGTCGACGGGGACGCCACCTCCGGCGAGGTCGAGCCGGTCCTGATCCGGGCCAACGGCACCTACTACCTGACCGTCGGCTCGGACCACACCGACCGCGAGATGGAGACCGTCGGCATCCAGCTCTCCAAGGCGGCCTGCCCCAAGCCGATCGCCTCAACCGTCATCGAGCTCGGCAACCCGCCGGCGCTGGTCGATTGGGACTCGATCGTGGTCCGCAGCTGGGTCGATGGCGAGCTCTACCAGGAGGGCACCCTCGCCTCGATGCTCCTCATCACGGAAGTCCTCGACGAGTGGGACCAGGTTGGTGGCAGCCAGGGCATCGCGCTGGTCCTCTTCGGCGGCACCCGCCCGCTGATCGACGGCACTTTTCGCTACGGCCGCCACTGGCGGATGCAGCTCGAAGTCCCTGGCCACATGCCCATCGAGTTCGACTACACCGTCTCTGTGAGGAGCAACTGA